One part of the Xylocopa sonorina isolate GNS202 chromosome 10, iyXylSono1_principal, whole genome shotgun sequence genome encodes these proteins:
- the LOC143428522 gene encoding uncharacterized protein LOC143428522, translated as MIATCRTDTQPSNHVRETESKDLQRTKHQESGYDECFVPKSFSRLFTKLGDRHASSSRSSSFSSSSSSFLELGCHQPRMSVKISFHLRVDQISLVSSIPLFLS; from the coding sequence ATTGCAACGTGCAGAACAGATACACAACCGAGTAATCATGTAAGAGAGACAGAAAGCAAGGATTTGCAACGCACTAAACATCAGGAATCAGGATATGATGAATGTTTCGTTCCAAAAAGTTTCTCCAGGCTCTTTACCAAACTTGGAGATCGCCATGCGTCTTCTTCTCGATCGTCgtctttctcctcctcctcttcctctttccTGGAACTTGGTTGCCACCAGCCGAGAATGTCCGTCAAGATAAGTTTCCACCTTCGAGTTGACCAAATCTCGCTGGTCTCGTctattcctctttttctctcctaA